DNA sequence from the Prolixibacter sp. SD074 genome:
CAGTGCACGGCGCCCGGGCCAGTGGGTTGAGGTGGTTAAATAGTTTTCCCGGAAGGTGGACGAATGACAATGAAGAAGTTGAGGGGGCGGAAAAAGTGGAAGATTTATGTTGGCGGTGGACTGCTGGCTCTTTTTGTGCTTTGGTGGTTTAGCCTGCCCGATCCGCTTTTTTCGGACCCTTGCTCTACCGTTATCGAAAGCAGGGATGGAGCGCTGCTTGGAGCACACATCGCGGAAGACGGGCAATGGCGTTTCCCCGAAATCAAATCGCTGCCGGGAAAGTACAAAACCGCGGTCCTCGCTTTTGAGGATGAGCATTTTTACCGGCATCCCGGGGTCAATCCGCTGGCACTGGGGCGTGCGATGATTCAGAATATCCGGAACGGGCGGATTGTCAGTGGGGGAAGCACCATTACCATGCAACTCATTCGCCTTTCCCGGAAGGGAAAACAGCGTAACCTTTGGCAAAAACTGGTGGAAATGGCGCTGGCTGTCCGTGCCGAGGTCCGTTATTCCAAAGATGAAATTCTGCGTTTATATGCTTCCCATGCCCCTTTCGGGGGAAATGTTGTCGGGCTGGACGCAGCGGCCTGGCGGTACTACGGTCGCAGCCCTGACCAATTGTCGTGGAGTGAAGCCGCGACGCTGGCCGTTTTGCCCAACGCACCTTCGCTGATGTATCCCGGCAGGAAAAACAAGCTGTTGCTGGCGAAACGAAACCGGTTGCTTGACCGGCTGCAGCAACAGGGAAAAATTGACTCGATGACCTGCCGGCTGGCCAAACAGGAGGAGCTTCCGCAGAAAATATATGCCATTCCGCGAACCGCCCCACAGTTGCTGAACCGGGTTTTGAAAGAACATTCAGGAGAACGCATTAAAACGACTGTAGGCCGTAATCTGCAGCAGCATGTGAACGATGTGGTCCGGCAGCATTTGGTATCGCTAAAAGCCAACGGCGTTTTCAATGCGGCGGCTCTGGTGATGAATGTGGAGAACGGGGAGGTGCTGGCTTATGTCGGGAACGATCCGGACCGAAGTGGCGGCGACCACGGAGAAGATGTGGATGTGGTAACCGCACCGCGAAGTTCGGGGAGTATCCTGAAACCGTTTCTTTATGCAGCTATGCAGGATGATGGTTTGATCCTGCCCAATACGCTGATTCCGGATATTCCGACGAATATCGGCGGTTTCAGTCCGCAAAATTTTGACCTGAAATTCGAAGGTGCTGTTCCTGCTTCCATGGCATTGTCCAAATCGCTAAATATTCCGGCCGTCCGTATGTTGCGTGATTTCGGCGTCGACCGTTTTCATTCATTACTGAAGCGATTGCACTTTTCCACACTAAACCAACCTGCGGGGCATTACGGACTTTCGCTGATTTTGGGCGGAGGCGAAGTGGATTTGTGGAATTTGGCCGGAGCTTATTCCTCATTGGGGCGCATCCTGATACACAACGAAACGATGGACGGCAAAGCGTTAGCGAATGATTTCAGGGAACCGTCTTATCAGGAAAAGAGCTATTCGAAACTGGAAGCGAAAAATATTCCGATTTCGGCCGGAGCCGCGTGGTTGACTTTTGAAGCGTTGGTGAAAGTGCACCGTCCGTCGGAAGAAGCCGGCTGGGAATCATTTGCCTCTTCCCGGAAGGTTGCCTGGAAGACCGGGACCAGCTTTGGCTTTCGTGATGGCTGGGCTGTTGGGCTGGACCGGAATTACCTGGTGGCTGTTTGGTGTGGCAATGCCGATGGCGAAGGCCGTCCCGGCCTGACCGGAACGACAGCAGCTGCCCCCATCCTGTTCGATATTTTTCATTCGCTTCCTGCCGGGAAATGGTTCATGCAGCCGGCAGATGAAATGGTCGCTGTTCCTCTGTGTCGCGAAAGCGGATACCGGATGGGACCGTATTGTGTGCATCCGGATACGACCTGGATTATGCCAAAAGGATTGAACACAAAAGCCTGTCCGTTTCACCGGCTGGTGCATCTCGATCCTACCGGGAAATGGCAGGTTACCAGTGAGTGTGTGCCGGTGGACCAGATGATTCACCGCTCGTGGCTTGTGTTGCCCCCGGTAATGGAGTGGTACTATAAGAGGAGAAATCCGCTGTACAAATCATTGCCGCCCTTCCGCCCCGATTGTGCCGAAACGCCTGCGTCGAAAGTGATGGAAATGATCTATCCGCGTGAGAACAACCAGGTTTTTGTGCCAATACAGCTGGATGGTACGCCGGGGAAAGTCATTCTCGAAGCCGCTCATTCTAATCCTTATGCGGTGATTTACTGGCACCTCGATGATAAATATCTCGGAGAAACAACCGGGAAACACCAGGTACCGGTTAGTCCTTCTGTGGGAAAACATCTAATCACTTTGATTGATGACCAGGGAAATGAATTGGAAAAGACGATTGTGATAGTGGCCGGGAGAAACAAATAGTGGATTTGGAAATATATAATCGCGCCGATGGATTAAGATGTTGACCTGTTGAAAACATCGCAGGGATGAACCAGTCCTTCAATCTTTTGTTTAGTTTTGTGTCTTAAAATAAATGAACTATGGCTGATAAATTTTCGGATCCGATAGGCCGGCTGATGGGCTTGCGCTACAAATCGCACCCCTGGCATGGTGTACATATCGGAAGTGAAGCCCCGGAAAAAGTGACCGCCTATATTGAGGTGGTTCCGACAGATACCGTTAAATATGAGGTAGACAAAGATACAGGCTATCTGAAGATCGACCGCCCCCAGCGATATTCCAATGTGGTTCCTGCGCTGTACGGATTTATTCCGCAGACCTATTGTGGTAAGCAGGTTGGTGCCTTTTGTAGTGATAAAACCGGCCGGGCCAATATTAAAGGCGATGGCGATCCGATTGACATTGTTGTATTGACTGAGAAAGCCATTCATCATGGTGATATACTGGTATCGGCCCGTCCCATTGGAGGTTTTCGGATGATTGATAAGAACGAAGCGGATGATAAAATCATTGCTGTTCTGGACAATGACTTTGTTTACGGCCATTTTACTTCGCTGAAAGATGTTCCCGAAAACATCATCATCCGGTTGAAACATTATTTCCTTACCTATAAGGATATCCCGGATGAAGTCCGTAATTCGGAGATTACGCATATCTATGAACATGATGAGGCGATGGAAGTCATCAAACGTTCTATTTCAGATTACAGTCAGCGATTTGAAAACTTAGGCAAACTTTTGTCGCTCGACGATTAAAAAGATAGTTCCCCGGATCAAACAAGCCGTGTGAAAATAGCCTTGAAAGGCGCTTTTCACACAGCCTCTCTTGCCAGGGGTGGTTCCCGGTTTTTTATATGTCACCACCCGCTCACTTTTTTCGGGTATTATTTTTCAAATTGCCTGTAGCTTAACGCTGAAGCGTGAGGTAAGTGTAATCGAAATTATTCTTTTTGTTGTGATGCTCTTCCCGTTCCAGTTCTTCCCATTCGGTATAGTCTATCTCAGGGAAAAAAGTATCGGCATCAAACTTCTCGTGTACCAGCGTTAGGTAGAGTTTTCCGGCAATAGGATAGAATTGTTCGTAAATCATACCTCCGCCGATAACAAATGCTTCCTCTTCGTTTTTTACCTTTTCAACGGCTTCTTCAATACTCCGAACAATTTCAACACCTTCGAATGAATCCAGGGATTGTGAAATAACAATATTTCTTCGGTTGGGAAGCGCACCATTTGGGAGAGACAGCAACGTATTTTTTCCCATGATAATAGGATGGCCGGTTGTAATCTGCTTGAATCGTTTCAGATCATCAGGTAAATAAAACAGCAGATTATTGTTGCTACCAATTGCATAGTTTTTGGCAATGGCTACAATGATAGAGATATTCTGATGAATCATACCGAAACTTTTCCTTTAATGTGCGGATGGGCGTGGTAGTTCACCAGCTCGAAGTCCTCATATTTGAAATCGGAAATGCTGTTTACTTCCGGATTGATTTTCATCTGCGGCAGCGGGTAAGGTTCACGCGTCAATTGCAGTTTTACCTGCTCAAGGTGGCTATTATAGATATGCGCATCACCTAAGGTATGCACAAAGTCGCCCGGTTTCAATCCGGTTACCTGCGCCATCATCATGGTCAGCAAAGCATAAGAGGCAATGTTGAACGGTACGCCCAGGAAAATATCAGCACTACGCTGGTATAATTGACAAGAAAGTTTGCCATCGTTCACATAAAACTGAAAGAGGATATGGCACGGCGGCAAATTCATTTCCTCGAGCTGGCCCACATTCCAGGCGCTCACAATGATGCGGCGCGACAGAGGATTATTTTTTATCTGGTCGATGGCCCGTGAAATTTGGTCGATGTGTTCCCCTTTCGGTGTGGGCCACGAGCGCCACTGGTAACCATAAATCGGTCCCAGTTCGCCATTCCCGTCAGCCCATTCATTCCAGATTCGTACGCCGTTTTCCTGTAAATACTTTACGTTGGTTTCACCTTTCAGGAACCAAAGTAGTTCGTGAATAATCGACTTCAGGTGCAGCTTTTTTGTAGTCAATGCCGGAAAACCCTCCGACAAATCAAAACGCATCTGGTGACCGAAAACACTTAACGTACCGGTCCCGGTGCGGTCTTCGCGCGGAGCGCCGGTATCGAGAACATGTTGAAGTAAATCGAGGTACTGTTTCACGGGTGTTTAATTTAAGAAAGTGTTTATTCCGGGCTATTCGATAGCCCGGAATAAACATTTCCGGTTTGGTGTAAAATATGCTGCTTTTTGCAAAAATGCAAAATATTTCACCTATCCCATAATGGTACCGATGATGGTCGCTGACATCAATGATGCCAGTGTACCGGCCAGCAGCGCACGGAAACCAAATTCGGATAGCCATACCCTGCGTGATGGCGCCAGCGAACCAATTCCGCCAATCTGAATTCCGATGGAACTAAAATTGGCAAAACCACACAACATGTACGTGGCCATGATGATGGATTTGGGATCGGCAAAAGCCGACGCGGCATCCATTTTGGCTAGGCTGGTATATCCGATAAATTCGTTGATGATCACTTTTTCACCTAATAACTGTCCCACCAGGGTAATGTCATCTTTCGCAACACCAATGAGCCACATCAGCGGAGAGAACAGGTAGCCCAGAATAAACTGGAGGTTAAATCCCGTGTATTGGCCGTTAGTAACGTTGTCGACCCAGTGGTTTAATCCGGTATATCGCCCGATGAAACCGTCGAGGATGTAATTGACAAACGCCATGAATGCAATGAATACCAGCAGCATACCGGCAACGTTAAGAGCAAGCTTTAATCCCTGTGCTGTACCATTTGAGATGGCGTCGAGCATGTTGGCGCCCACTTTCTCTTTGGGAATATTGACGTCGGAGTTAATTTCTTCGGTTTGCGGAACCAATATTTTGGAAATCACCACAGCACCCGGAGCAGCCATCACCGAAGCGGAAAGCAAATGTTTGGCGAAGAGTAATCGCATCTGCGGATCATTCCCGCCCAGGAAATCGATGTAAGCCGCCAAAACACCGCCGGCCAATGTGGCCATTCCCCCCACCATGACCAGGAAAACCTCCGATCGGTTCATCTTACCGAGGTACTCTTTAATCATCAGTGGCGACTCCGTTTGCCCGAGGAAAATATTCCCGGCAACGGAAAGGCTCTCGGCACCTGATATTTTCAGGGCTTTGGTCATTACCCAGGCTAAACCGTAAACAACCTTTTGAATCACGCCCAGGTAAAAAAGTAAACTGGTGAGTGCCGAGAAGAAAATAATGGTGGGCAATACCTGGAAAGCGAAGATGTAACCATATGAGCTGGTGTTCATCAAATCGCCCAGGAGGAAGGTGCTGCCATCGCGGGTGAAGTCGAGAATTTTGACAAATATTTTTCCAAAGAATTCAAAAAATCCCTGGATAAATGGAACGTAGAGTACACCAACAGCGAGGCCTATTTGTATAGCCAGTCCGATACTTACGCCTTTCCAGTCGATGGCCCTCCGGTTTTTACTGAAAAGCCAGCCGATGAGGAGTAATGTAAACATTCCCAAAATGCCACGAAGAAACGATTCCATAGAAATCCCACGGGTATGGGAAAGAATTTGGGTAATATCGGGTGCATTGCCTGTGCCGCCGGCCTGTCCTGAAACGAGGGAGGTGTTAAGGCTGGCGATAAAGGCGTTCGTATGGAGCGCACTAATGTTAATGGCTGCCTCAAGGCGTCCGGGGAGGAGCAACAGTATTCCGGGGACGCTCCACACCAACAACTTCTTCATAGTGAAAAGTCTAAAAAATGATTACTTCTTCCTTTTTCTTCTTTGGATTTCGTCCCTGATTTCTGAGGCTTTTTCGTAATCCTCTTCCGAGACAGCTTTGTCGAGCATGGTGTTGAGCTCTTCGGTAGAATAAACAGAATAGTCAGAATCTTCGTCCTCTTCGGGCCCAACCATTTCTTTCTCTGGATCCGGGTTCTCTTCTCCGGAGCTTTCCTCTTCCTCGAAATCGAGGATAATGCCAGCTTTATCCAGAATATCCTCCGTGGTATAAATAGGGCATTCAAAACGGAGGGCAAGGGCGACAGCATCCGAAGTGCGGGAATCGACAGTTATTTTATTCCCGTTTTGTTGGCAGACAAGTTCTGCATAAAAGATGCCTTCTTCCAGCTTATGGATAAAAACTTCAACGACATTGATATGAAAGGCCAACGCCGTGTTTAAAAACAGATCGTGGGTTAAAGGTCGGGGAGGTTTTAAGCCTTCAAGTTGAATCGCAATTGCCTGCGCCTCTACGGCGCCGATTATGATTGGAATTCTCCTGTTACCATCTTCTTCCGACAGCACAAGAGCATAAGCCCCCGACTGGGTTTGACTGTAGGATAATCCAAGAATATTAAGTTTTATTTTTCTCATCAGGTCTTAATGGTATCATAAAGACTATGAGAACAAATATAAAAATAGTTTAGGGATTTTAAGGGATAAAGCGATGAAACCACCATACCGGGTTGATGTATAGCGTGGGTAAAGTCAAAAATATTTTGGTTAATACTTTGGTAATCAAAACCAGAATGCATACTTTTGCAATCCAAATAAATCCGAGTTGGCTCTTCAAGTGATGTATATTTATTATATATCCGCCTTCCGGACATAACAGTTAAAAGAACAGAAATGTACGCTATTGTAGAAATCGCCGGACAGCAGTTTAAGGTTGAAAAAGACCAGAAGCTTTTCGTACATCGTCTCCAGAATGAAGAAGGCGCTGACGTAGAATTCGACAAAGTATTGCTGGTTGACAACGAAGGCGAAGTAAAAGTTGGAACTCCCGCAGTGGAAGGGGCTAAGGTTACTGCCAAGGTGCTTGCACACGTAAAAGGTGACAAAGTAATTGTTTTCAAGAAAAAGCGCCGGAAAGGTTACCGGGTAAAAAACGGGCACCGTCAGTCTTTTACTCAAATTCAAATTGCTGAAGTAGTTGCGTAAACGTTAAAAACATTTTACCATGGCACATAAAAAAGGAGTAGGTAGTTCCAAAAACGGTCGCGAATCGGAAAGTAAACGACTGGGAGTGAAAATTTATGGCGGCCAGGTTGCCAAAGCTGGTAACATTTTGGTACGTCAGCGTGGTACCGCTCATCATCCGGGAGCTAACGTAGGTATGGGTAAAGACCACACCTTGTTTGCGCTGATTGACGGGACCGTAAAATTCCAGAAAAAACGGAACAACAGATCCTACGTAACGGTAGAACCGTATGTAGAAGATGCTGAATAAACGACCGTATTCAGCTCAACGATATTTATCTCCTGTTTTTGTTACTCCGGTAATGAGGCAGGAGATTTTTTTATGCTTAAATTTGTCAACTATTTGCGGTTAACAGTTAATTATAGAAAATAACATACCGACCATGTTAAGTCTGAAATTTATCCAGGAAAACCCCGATTTGGTTGTCGAACGATTGGCTGTAAAGCAGTTCGACGCGCGTGAGATTGTCGGCCAGGTACTTGACTTGTACCGCAGGCGTAACGAAACCCAAAACGAAGTGGATTCGCGCAAAGCGGAAATGAATAAACTCTCGAAGGAGATCGGCATGTTGTTTAAATCGGGAAAAACTGAAGAAGCCAATGCTGCCAAAGCCCGTACCGCTGAATTGAAAGAGTCGATTAAGGAGATGGGTCAGGAGTTTGACCAGATAGATGATGAGTTGATGAAACTGCAGGTACAGCTGCCAAATATTCCTTCGCCGCTGGTTCCTGCCGGGAAAACAGACGAAGATAACCTGGTGGTGGAAGAAGGGGGCGTGAAACCTGATTTGGGTAAAAATGCAAAGCCACACTGGGAACTGGCCGAGCAGTACGACCTCATTAATTTTGAGTTGGGTGTGAAAATTACCGGCGCTGGTTTCCCGGTTTACAAAGGTTGGGGGGCCCGTTTGCAGCGTGCGCTCATCAACTTTTTCCTCGACCAGGCACGCGAAAACGGTTATATCGAAGTACAACCGCCTTATGTGGTGAACGAAGCGTCGGGTTTTGGTACCGGACAGCTTCCCGACAAGGAAGGTCAGATGTACCACGCCACCACCGACAATCTTTACCTGATTCCAACGGCAGAGGTTCCGGTGACCAACATTTTCCGCGATGTGATTGTCGATGCCAAAGAGTTTCCTATCAAATACACCGCCTATTCGGCTTGTTTCCGTCGCGAGGCTGGTTCGTACGGGAAAGATGTACGCGGTTTGAACCGGTTGCACCAGTTCGACAAAGTGGAAGTAGTGCAGATAGCGCATCCCGATAAATCGTACGAAGTATTGGATGAGATGGTGGGCTATGTAAAATCGCTGGTCGAAAAACTCGAACTGCCGTTCCGCATCCTGCGTCTTTGCGGTGGTGACATTAGCTTCACTTCAGCGCTTACGTACGATTTTGAAGTGTGGTCGGCCGCACAGGAGCGCTGGCTGGAAGTTTCATCGGTTTCCAATTTCGAGTCCT
Encoded proteins:
- the rpmA gene encoding 50S ribosomal protein L27, with the protein product MAHKKGVGSSKNGRESESKRLGVKIYGGQVAKAGNILVRQRGTAHHPGANVGMGKDHTLFALIDGTVKFQKKRNNRSYVTVEPYVEDAE
- a CDS encoding dihydrofolate reductase, giving the protein MIHQNISIIVAIAKNYAIGSNNNLLFYLPDDLKRFKQITTGHPIIMGKNTLLSLPNGALPNRRNIVISQSLDSFEGVEIVRSIEEAVEKVKNEEEAFVIGGGMIYEQFYPIAGKLYLTLVHEKFDADTFFPEIDYTEWEELEREEHHNKKNNFDYTYLTLQR
- a CDS encoding bifunctional nuclease family protein — encoded protein: MRKIKLNILGLSYSQTQSGAYALVLSEEDGNRRIPIIIGAVEAQAIAIQLEGLKPPRPLTHDLFLNTALAFHINVVEVFIHKLEEGIFYAELVCQQNGNKITVDSRTSDAVALALRFECPIYTTEDILDKAGIILDFEEEESSGEENPDPEKEMVGPEEDEDSDYSVYSTEELNTMLDKAVSEEDYEKASEIRDEIQRRKRKK
- a CDS encoding NupC/NupG family nucleoside CNT transporter, producing the protein MKKLLVWSVPGILLLLPGRLEAAINISALHTNAFIASLNTSLVSGQAGGTGNAPDITQILSHTRGISMESFLRGILGMFTLLLIGWLFSKNRRAIDWKGVSIGLAIQIGLAVGVLYVPFIQGFFEFFGKIFVKILDFTRDGSTFLLGDLMNTSSYGYIFAFQVLPTIIFFSALTSLLFYLGVIQKVVYGLAWVMTKALKISGAESLSVAGNIFLGQTESPLMIKEYLGKMNRSEVFLVMVGGMATLAGGVLAAYIDFLGGNDPQMRLLFAKHLLSASVMAAPGAVVISKILVPQTEEINSDVNIPKEKVGANMLDAISNGTAQGLKLALNVAGMLLVFIAFMAFVNYILDGFIGRYTGLNHWVDNVTNGQYTGFNLQFILGYLFSPLMWLIGVAKDDITLVGQLLGEKVIINEFIGYTSLAKMDAASAFADPKSIIMATYMLCGFANFSSIGIQIGGIGSLAPSRRVWLSEFGFRALLAGTLASLMSATIIGTIMG
- a CDS encoding inorganic pyrophosphatase, translating into MADKFSDPIGRLMGLRYKSHPWHGVHIGSEAPEKVTAYIEVVPTDTVKYEVDKDTGYLKIDRPQRYSNVVPALYGFIPQTYCGKQVGAFCSDKTGRANIKGDGDPIDIVVLTEKAIHHGDILVSARPIGGFRMIDKNEADDKIIAVLDNDFVYGHFTSLKDVPENIIIRLKHYFLTYKDIPDEVRNSEITHIYEHDEAMEVIKRSISDYSQRFENLGKLLSLDD
- the serS gene encoding serine--tRNA ligase: MLSLKFIQENPDLVVERLAVKQFDAREIVGQVLDLYRRRNETQNEVDSRKAEMNKLSKEIGMLFKSGKTEEANAAKARTAELKESIKEMGQEFDQIDDELMKLQVQLPNIPSPLVPAGKTDEDNLVVEEGGVKPDLGKNAKPHWELAEQYDLINFELGVKITGAGFPVYKGWGARLQRALINFFLDQARENGYIEVQPPYVVNEASGFGTGQLPDKEGQMYHATTDNLYLIPTAEVPVTNIFRDVIVDAKEFPIKYTAYSACFRREAGSYGKDVRGLNRLHQFDKVEVVQIAHPDKSYEVLDEMVGYVKSLVEKLELPFRILRLCGGDISFTSALTYDFEVWSAAQERWLEVSSVSNFESFQANRLKLRYREDGQKKLQMAHTLNGSALALPRIVAAILENYQTADGIRVPKVLVPYMGTEIIN
- the pbpC gene encoding penicillin-binding protein 1C, coding for MTMKKLRGRKKWKIYVGGGLLALFVLWWFSLPDPLFSDPCSTVIESRDGALLGAHIAEDGQWRFPEIKSLPGKYKTAVLAFEDEHFYRHPGVNPLALGRAMIQNIRNGRIVSGGSTITMQLIRLSRKGKQRNLWQKLVEMALAVRAEVRYSKDEILRLYASHAPFGGNVVGLDAAAWRYYGRSPDQLSWSEAATLAVLPNAPSLMYPGRKNKLLLAKRNRLLDRLQQQGKIDSMTCRLAKQEELPQKIYAIPRTAPQLLNRVLKEHSGERIKTTVGRNLQQHVNDVVRQHLVSLKANGVFNAAALVMNVENGEVLAYVGNDPDRSGGDHGEDVDVVTAPRSSGSILKPFLYAAMQDDGLILPNTLIPDIPTNIGGFSPQNFDLKFEGAVPASMALSKSLNIPAVRMLRDFGVDRFHSLLKRLHFSTLNQPAGHYGLSLILGGGEVDLWNLAGAYSSLGRILIHNETMDGKALANDFREPSYQEKSYSKLEAKNIPISAGAAWLTFEALVKVHRPSEEAGWESFASSRKVAWKTGTSFGFRDGWAVGLDRNYLVAVWCGNADGEGRPGLTGTTAAAPILFDIFHSLPAGKWFMQPADEMVAVPLCRESGYRMGPYCVHPDTTWIMPKGLNTKACPFHRLVHLDPTGKWQVTSECVPVDQMIHRSWLVLPPVMEWYYKRRNPLYKSLPPFRPDCAETPASKVMEMIYPRENNQVFVPIQLDGTPGKVILEAAHSNPYAVIYWHLDDKYLGETTGKHQVPVSPSVGKHLITLIDDQGNELEKTIVIVAGRNK
- a CDS encoding thymidylate synthase is translated as MKQYLDLLQHVLDTGAPREDRTGTGTLSVFGHQMRFDLSEGFPALTTKKLHLKSIIHELLWFLKGETNVKYLQENGVRIWNEWADGNGELGPIYGYQWRSWPTPKGEHIDQISRAIDQIKNNPLSRRIIVSAWNVGQLEEMNLPPCHILFQFYVNDGKLSCQLYQRSADIFLGVPFNIASYALLTMMMAQVTGLKPGDFVHTLGDAHIYNSHLEQVKLQLTREPYPLPQMKINPEVNSISDFKYEDFELVNYHAHPHIKGKVSV
- the rplU gene encoding 50S ribosomal protein L21, with protein sequence MYAIVEIAGQQFKVEKDQKLFVHRLQNEEGADVEFDKVLLVDNEGEVKVGTPAVEGAKVTAKVLAHVKGDKVIVFKKKRRKGYRVKNGHRQSFTQIQIAEVVA